A window of Haliscomenobacter hydrossis DSM 1100 contains these coding sequences:
- the tgt gene encoding tRNA guanosine(34) transglycosylase Tgt: MFSFNIDHKDPQSSARAGVIQTAHGEIQTPIFMPVGTAGTVKAVHQHELETEIKAQIILGNTYHLYLRPGIEILQQVGGLHKFNGWNHPILTDSGGYQVYSLGNTRKIKEEGVTFNSHIDGSPHFFSPERAIDIQRIIGADIIMAFDECTPYPCEYGYAKKSMEMTHRWLARCCERFDNTQGLYGYEQTLFPIVQGSTYTDLRIQSAEAIAAFNRPANAIGGLSVGEPAEDMYAMTELVCGVLPADKPRYLMGVGTPVNILESIALGIDMFDCVLPTRNARHGLLYTAEGILNMRNAKWKDDFSPIDANSPCHSSRFYSKAYLRHLIHSSEILGMQIATLQNLSFFLWLVTEARAHIQAGDFRAWKEMMVPKLETRL; this comes from the coding sequence ATGTTTTCGTTCAACATCGACCATAAAGACCCTCAATCCTCGGCTCGGGCCGGGGTCATTCAAACTGCTCACGGGGAGATCCAAACTCCTATTTTTATGCCCGTGGGTACAGCGGGTACCGTCAAAGCGGTGCATCAGCATGAATTGGAAACGGAGATCAAAGCGCAAATTATTTTGGGGAATACCTACCATTTATACTTGCGTCCAGGCATTGAAATTTTACAGCAGGTTGGTGGTTTGCACAAATTCAATGGTTGGAATCATCCCATTTTAACCGATAGCGGGGGCTATCAGGTGTATTCACTGGGCAATACCCGCAAAATCAAAGAAGAAGGGGTTACTTTTAATTCCCACATCGATGGTTCTCCCCACTTTTTTTCGCCTGAACGCGCCATCGACATCCAGCGCATCATTGGTGCCGACATCATCATGGCTTTTGACGAGTGTACCCCGTACCCGTGTGAATATGGCTACGCCAAAAAATCGATGGAAATGACCCATCGTTGGTTGGCGCGTTGCTGCGAGCGTTTTGACAATACCCAGGGGCTTTATGGGTACGAACAGACCTTGTTTCCGATCGTACAAGGGAGTACTTATACGGATTTGCGGATTCAGTCGGCAGAGGCCATTGCGGCTTTCAACCGTCCGGCCAATGCCATTGGAGGCCTTTCAGTAGGCGAACCCGCCGAAGACATGTACGCCATGACTGAGCTGGTTTGTGGCGTTTTACCCGCCGATAAGCCACGCTACCTCATGGGAGTGGGTACTCCAGTGAACATCCTGGAAAGTATTGCCCTGGGCATCGATATGTTTGATTGTGTATTGCCCACCCGCAATGCCCGTCATGGACTATTGTATACGGCGGAGGGCATCCTGAACATGCGCAACGCCAAGTGGAAGGACGATTTTTCACCCATTGATGCCAATAGCCCTTGCCATAGTAGCCGGTTCTACTCTAAGGCTTACCTGCGGCACCTGATCCACAGCAGTGAAATTTTGGGGATGCAGATTGCTACCTTGCAGAATTTGT